The following proteins are encoded in a genomic region of Spirosoma sp. SC4-14:
- a CDS encoding WbqC family protein, producing the protein MTLAIMQPYFMPYVGYMQLMKAVDAFVLYDDVAFINRGWINRNKLLINGQEYLFTVPLKDASQNKRINEVHLADDPKWRSKLLKTVEQGYRKAPYYATVMPLTEKIINFTTDSIADLIHFSLVELNQYLGLTTRLIASSSIYDNSQLKAQERILDICRQENATGYINPIGGLELYDKPTFAQAGINLNFLKAKRVEYSQFKNDFIPWLSILDIMMFNDVATVRVLLDEYELV; encoded by the coding sequence ATGACTCTTGCCATCATGCAGCCTTATTTCATGCCTTACGTTGGCTATATGCAGCTCATGAAGGCTGTTGATGCATTTGTGCTTTACGATGATGTAGCCTTTATTAATCGGGGCTGGATCAATCGTAATAAACTCCTGATTAATGGACAGGAGTATTTGTTTACAGTACCTCTAAAAGATGCCAGCCAGAACAAACGTATCAACGAAGTACACCTGGCCGATGATCCTAAGTGGCGGAGTAAACTCCTCAAAACCGTTGAACAGGGCTATCGGAAAGCGCCCTATTATGCAACGGTGATGCCGCTGACCGAAAAAATTATCAATTTTACCACCGATTCAATTGCCGATCTGATCCATTTCAGTCTGGTTGAGTTAAATCAATATCTGGGCCTGACAACCCGTCTCATTGCGTCGTCATCGATATACGATAATTCGCAGTTGAAAGCTCAGGAACGGATTCTGGATATTTGCCGACAGGAAAATGCAACAGGTTATATCAATCCTATTGGCGGACTCGAACTTTATGATAAACCAACCTTTGCTCAGGCCGGAATCAATCTGAATTTTCTGAAAGCGAAACGGGTGGAATACTCGCAGTTTAAGAATGATTTCATTCCCTGGCTGTCCATTTTGGATATCATGATGTTCAACGATGTGGCAACCGTAAGAGTACTTTTAGACGAATATGAATTAGTATAA
- a CDS encoding glycosyltransferase family 39 protein: protein MTILYLISFFLFVIYLGRLSARICRKSVVEWLLTTFLLGAGSVILTGFVLSALYQTANTPVWAGSVFITATLIGWVVQKLTPNHQRFSVSLLLRQRRRTYGRWFRNLTPFPRFLFSALLISLTLIALTNLLLVLFTVPNEWDSMTGHLNRVMQYIQRGTMRHFGGTNWNIDTYPKSVCTLQIYSFLITGHFENGFKFIHHLSYWVAIVSVFGIVQRIGAGRPEQTRLSASFFSALAYALLPDFLMQAITTETDIVLTAYLSVLLYMLFTYRQTNDSRYLWLAGMAFGIAFGHKITFALLLPSVFVIMLYTVFLSPSLAITFQRTWRLAAAIVVAVCIWTLPTGYLKNIEVFGHPIGPPTALKHQSVERAGPLSNLLEQGSRNVVRYAYDHVNLDGIRNLKAGAELNHAMRQPLVMLEDKLHMRLDEETDFSIQPFAFDRRFVFYNANPYWGIFGFGLVFPLLFLVLIGFIRSTPHVYIGIALLLHFLALSYSAPYDPFKGRYFIETGLFGITFLALVFLSPRATVDVPGRLLWKSYVGLVTVLGCISALLSIFLNTRALPFAWTAPDGKSFPSAFQSDRIEQMTLGRPDIYVAYKRFDELVPDTATVALGTINDDYEYPLYGPKLSRRLITINPFEQGVQPIPKNASYLFFAKSVIAPRPGDIRLGTDTTMRNSVIVPGEDYYLRKLN from the coding sequence ATGACCATCCTTTATCTAATTTCTTTTTTTCTATTCGTCATTTACCTCGGCCGGTTATCGGCGCGTATCTGCCGGAAATCGGTGGTCGAATGGCTACTTACAACATTTTTGTTGGGAGCCGGGAGCGTTATCTTAACCGGCTTCGTTTTATCGGCGCTCTATCAAACGGCCAATACACCGGTTTGGGCAGGATCGGTATTTATTACGGCAACTCTGATTGGCTGGGTCGTACAAAAACTAACTCCGAACCATCAGCGCTTTTCGGTTTCCTTACTGCTCCGTCAGCGTCGGAGAACTTATGGGCGCTGGTTTCGGAACCTTACCCCTTTCCCCAGATTTCTGTTTTCAGCGTTGCTGATTTCGCTAACCCTCATTGCCCTTACCAACCTATTGCTGGTCTTGTTCACCGTTCCTAACGAATGGGACAGCATGACGGGGCATCTGAATCGGGTGATGCAGTATATCCAGCGCGGCACTATGCGCCACTTTGGCGGTACGAACTGGAACATCGATACATACCCAAAGAGTGTCTGTACGCTACAGATCTATTCGTTTCTGATAACGGGCCACTTCGAAAATGGCTTTAAGTTTATTCATCACCTGAGCTATTGGGTAGCCATTGTGTCGGTGTTCGGCATTGTGCAGCGTATTGGTGCTGGCCGGCCCGAGCAAACACGTTTATCTGCCAGTTTCTTTTCAGCGCTGGCCTATGCATTGCTCCCCGATTTTCTGATGCAGGCCATCACAACCGAAACAGACATTGTACTGACGGCTTACCTGAGCGTGCTGCTGTATATGCTGTTTACCTATCGGCAAACCAACGACTCTCGTTATTTATGGTTGGCAGGGATGGCCTTTGGCATTGCCTTTGGGCATAAAATCACCTTTGCGCTGCTGTTACCATCGGTGTTCGTTATCATGCTCTATACCGTTTTTTTATCGCCTTCGCTGGCCATTACGTTCCAGCGAACCTGGCGACTGGCAGCGGCTATTGTAGTAGCGGTTTGCATCTGGACACTGCCAACAGGCTATCTGAAAAACATTGAAGTGTTCGGCCATCCCATTGGTCCACCTACGGCGCTGAAACACCAATCCGTAGAACGGGCTGGCCCACTAAGCAACCTGTTGGAACAAGGTAGCCGCAATGTGGTTCGTTATGCCTACGACCATGTCAATCTGGATGGTATCCGAAACCTGAAAGCAGGAGCAGAATTGAACCATGCCATGCGCCAGCCGCTGGTGATGCTGGAAGATAAGCTACATATGCGGCTCGATGAAGAAACCGATTTTTCTATTCAGCCGTTTGCCTTCGACCGTCGGTTCGTTTTTTACAATGCCAATCCCTACTGGGGTATTTTTGGTTTCGGACTAGTGTTTCCATTGCTGTTTCTGGTGCTGATTGGTTTTATACGGTCAACTCCGCATGTTTACATCGGCATTGCCCTGCTACTGCATTTTCTGGCACTCTCCTACTCTGCTCCTTACGATCCGTTTAAAGGGCGCTATTTTATTGAAACCGGCCTGTTCGGGATCACGTTTCTGGCACTCGTATTTCTCTCTCCCCGCGCAACCGTCGATGTGCCAGGTCGACTACTCTGGAAAAGTTACGTTGGATTGGTAACGGTGCTTGGCTGCATTTCGGCCTTATTATCGATCTTTCTTAATACACGGGCACTACCTTTTGCCTGGACTGCTCCTGATGGAAAATCGTTTCCATCGGCATTTCAGTCCGATCGTATCGAACAAATGACGCTGGGGCGACCCGATATTTATGTTGCTTATAAACGATTCGACGAACTGGTGCCCGATACGGCTACAGTTGCCCTGGGCACAATCAACGATGATTATGAATATCCGCTCTATGGCCCCAAACTGTCGCGTCGACTGATAACGATCAATCCGTTTGAACAGGGCGTACAGCCAATTCCCAAAAATGCCAGTTATCTGTTCTTTGCTAAAAGTGTAATCGCTCCCCGTCCGGGTGATATCCGGTTAGGAACCGATACAACCATGCGAAACAGCGTGATTGTGCCCGGCGAAGATTATTACCTGCGTAAGTTAAACTAG
- a CDS encoding DegT/DnrJ/EryC1/StrS family aminotransferase, which produces MINVTKSYLPDLEEYTQYLKGIWERVHLTNDGPLLRELEGQLKEFLGVKHLKYCTNGTVVLQMALKALNITKEVITTPFSYVATTNALLWEGCTPVFADVRPDDYCIDPDKIEPLITENTQAILATHVYGNACRIEQIQAIAEKYNLKVIYDAAHTFGATYNGKSILSYGDLSTCSFHATKVFHTVEGGCIVTNDDEMAEKLHFYRSFGHRNDDYYSIGINAKNSEFHAAMGLCVLPKVPDLIESRKQVFGWYNDRLNFGRITRPVLTPGVAYNYAYYPVVFDSEATLLRVMEALNAQHIVPRRYFYPSLNTLPFVVGHQPCPVSEDIALRVLCLPLYPGLPEEDVDRISAIVNEAIAVLSEPA; this is translated from the coding sequence ATGATTAACGTTACCAAATCATATCTGCCCGACCTGGAGGAATATACGCAGTATCTCAAGGGTATCTGGGAACGCGTTCACCTAACCAACGACGGGCCTCTGCTCCGTGAGCTGGAAGGTCAACTAAAAGAATTTCTGGGCGTTAAGCACCTGAAGTATTGTACCAATGGGACGGTAGTTTTACAAATGGCCCTCAAAGCCCTCAACATTACCAAAGAGGTCATTACAACCCCCTTTTCTTACGTTGCTACGACTAATGCACTGTTGTGGGAAGGCTGTACGCCTGTTTTTGCTGACGTTCGCCCCGACGATTATTGCATTGATCCCGACAAAATTGAACCGCTCATTACCGAAAACACACAAGCCATTCTGGCTACGCATGTCTATGGCAACGCCTGCCGGATCGAGCAGATTCAGGCAATAGCCGAAAAATATAACCTGAAGGTCATCTACGATGCGGCCCATACCTTTGGAGCAACCTACAACGGAAAATCTATTCTTAGCTACGGCGATCTGAGTACATGTAGCTTTCATGCTACTAAAGTTTTTCATACGGTAGAAGGTGGTTGTATTGTTACCAATGACGATGAAATGGCGGAGAAACTGCATTTCTACCGCTCATTTGGTCATCGCAACGACGATTATTACAGCATCGGGATCAATGCCAAAAACTCGGAGTTCCATGCCGCTATGGGCCTTTGTGTTCTACCGAAAGTACCTGATCTGATTGAATCCCGAAAACAGGTTTTCGGCTGGTATAACGACCGGCTGAATTTCGGCCGGATTACTCGCCCTGTGTTAACCCCGGGTGTTGCCTATAATTATGCCTACTATCCGGTTGTTTTCGATTCAGAAGCTACCCTGCTGCGTGTTATGGAAGCCCTCAACGCCCAGCATATTGTCCCGCGTCGATACTTCTATCCATCGCTCAATACACTACCTTTTGTGGTGGGGCATCAGCCATGCCCTGTATCGGAAGACATTGCTCTGCGCGTGCTGTGCCTACCCCTCTATCCGGGTTTGCCCGAAGAAGATGTCGATCGGATTTCGGCGATTGTAAATGAGGCTATTGCCGTGTTGAGCGAACCTGCATAA